A single window of Flagellimonas maritima DNA harbors:
- a CDS encoding PAS domain S-box protein — protein MIDNNPTSIPNAPINSDWLKQLPSSIVLLDLDSRIVDATENWLKRFGLKENLIKGKTLSDIFPGLSDDWNTKLQYAKEGLNDIQIMDEVRIENGGMKNFIWYLSPWKDGYGKGLGVVVKVKDATKTKELQLELNRTKNLLNEKGKIARIGSWEYNLQSGEVILSSVVEDIFGVSTKERLNLKQALLFYKRGDSRNRIKTLIEESIENGSSWNENLQLSDRDNQTFWVNTIGRPKFKDGKCARIIGTIQDITDKVLFKEDIHGDSNEKMDYSDIFQYSPVGMVITDYRTGRILDVNDALTIFTGFGKEELLGKLHSAFNIFESLGRKSSIIKQLKNKQSYSAFTVDFTDKKGKSSIVELKGKLIQSTENNTRVLTIVENVTNTKKQIAHLKNQVTEANANIEKLVNFTHMVSHNLKGHAANFSLLLNFLDKETLRKEQSELVTIMRESTENLTGTIKGLREIVSIRNNNKIKKEALVINDYIYKVEQGLTGIIKEEKAKIINEIPDHLKVKAIPVYFESILNNCLSNSIKFRREGKNPVVIFSAEVTDDYTILAIEDNGMGMDLKGNKNKLFELGKTLSANKESRGMGLYLAKYQVELMNGKISVESTLGEGTTFKIFFSNK, from the coding sequence ATGATTGACAATAATCCGACTTCTATACCCAATGCTCCAATAAATAGTGATTGGTTAAAACAATTACCTTCTTCAATTGTTTTATTAGATTTAGATTCCAGAATAGTAGATGCCACAGAAAATTGGCTCAAAAGATTTGGGTTGAAAGAAAATCTTATTAAGGGTAAAACTCTTTCCGATATTTTTCCTGGTCTATCGGATGATTGGAACACAAAATTACAGTATGCAAAAGAAGGCTTGAACGATATTCAGATAATGGATGAAGTGAGGATTGAAAATGGTGGGATGAAGAATTTTATCTGGTACTTAAGTCCATGGAAAGATGGTTATGGAAAAGGATTGGGTGTGGTAGTGAAGGTTAAAGATGCCACAAAGACAAAGGAACTGCAATTAGAATTGAACAGGACCAAAAATCTTTTGAACGAAAAAGGAAAGATTGCAAGAATTGGGAGCTGGGAATACAATCTTCAAAGCGGGGAGGTCATTTTATCTTCCGTTGTTGAGGATATTTTTGGGGTTTCCACAAAGGAAAGATTGAACTTAAAGCAAGCACTTCTATTTTATAAAAGGGGAGATTCTAGAAATCGTATAAAAACTTTGATTGAAGAATCTATTGAAAATGGTTCTTCATGGAACGAAAACCTTCAGCTGAGCGATAGAGACAACCAAACTTTTTGGGTAAATACCATAGGTAGGCCAAAGTTCAAAGATGGCAAATGTGCACGTATTATAGGAACAATCCAAGACATTACAGATAAAGTTTTATTTAAAGAGGATATTCATGGAGACTCCAACGAGAAAATGGATTACAGCGATATTTTTCAATATTCTCCTGTAGGAATGGTAATAACGGATTATAGAACAGGAAGGATTTTAGATGTAAATGATGCTTTAACGATATTTACAGGTTTTGGTAAAGAAGAATTACTGGGAAAGTTGCACAGTGCATTCAACATCTTTGAAAGCTTAGGAAGAAAATCATCCATAATAAAACAACTAAAAAATAAACAGTCTTACAGTGCATTTACTGTTGATTTTACAGATAAAAAAGGAAAATCATCCATTGTTGAATTAAAAGGTAAATTAATTCAATCCACTGAAAACAATACTAGGGTTTTGACTATAGTAGAGAATGTTACCAATACCAAAAAACAAATCGCACATTTAAAAAACCAAGTAACTGAAGCCAACGCAAATATTGAGAAGTTGGTGAACTTTACACATATGGTAAGTCATAACCTTAAAGGGCATGCTGCCAACTTTTCCTTATTATTAAATTTTCTAGACAAAGAGACATTACGCAAAGAGCAATCCGAACTTGTCACTATTATGAGAGAAAGTACGGAAAACTTAACGGGTACTATAAAGGGACTTCGTGAAATTGTTTCTATTCGCAATAATAACAAAATCAAAAAAGAAGCTTTGGTCATTAATGACTATATCTACAAAGTTGAACAAGGTTTAACAGGAATCATTAAAGAAGAGAAAGCTAAAATTATAAATGAAATTCCTGATCACTTAAAAGTTAAGGCCATACCTGTTTATTTTGAAAGTATACTAAACAATTGCCTTTCCAATTCAATTAAATTTAGACGAGAAGGCAAAAATCCCGTTGTAATATTCAGTGCTGAAGTTACCGATGATTATACAATTTTAGCAATAGAGGATAATGGAATGGGAATGGATCTAAAAGGGAATAAAAATAAATTGTTTGAGCTGGGCAAAACCCTCAGTGCCAACAAGGAGTCAAGAGGAATGGGTCTTTACCTTGCCAAATATCAGGTAGAACTCATGAACGGAAAGATAAGTGTGGAAAGCACGCTAGGGGAGGGCACTACCTTCAAAATCTTTTTTAGCAATAAATAG
- a CDS encoding aldehyde dehydrogenase (NADP(+)), translating to MFKFNISGRNFIGYNRSSKGDTTFQAKNPSTGEGLITSYYEATLDEVNQAIELAEKAFTGYREKTGQEKASFLEAIAEELAQLEEGLVGLCVQETGLPEGRLKGELGRTMGQLRLFASVLREGSWVDARIDFAVPDRKPSPRPDIRYMQKSLGPVGIFGASNFPLAFSVAGGDTASALAAGCSIVVKAHPSHPGTSELVAMAINEAAKKSNMPDGIFSMLHGVSNTVGEAIVQHPLIKAIGFTGSFKGGKALYDKAVRRKEPIPVYAEMGSVNPIFILSNALKEQYKTIAKGLSDSVQMGVGQFCTNPGITIVPNINETSLFKEELNNCISNSESATMLSASIQEGYETGLKRLKSNEIITSLSKGEQKEGHNQGVPEILSVSAKDFLSENTLEEEVFGPSTLLVHAQDGEEMLKIAKSLHGHLTATIHGTEEDLQANVDLLKILERKVGRLLINGFPTGVEVCHSMVHGGPFPATTDSRMTSVGTAAITRFTRPICFQNFPDVLLPDELKDGNPLKILRMENGKYMKAD from the coding sequence ATGTTTAAATTTAATATTAGCGGCAGGAATTTTATAGGATATAATCGATCAAGTAAAGGGGATACTACTTTCCAAGCCAAAAATCCTTCAACAGGGGAAGGTTTGATTACCTCATATTATGAAGCCACACTTGATGAGGTAAATCAAGCAATAGAGTTAGCGGAAAAAGCATTTACAGGCTATCGTGAGAAAACGGGACAGGAAAAGGCTTCTTTTTTGGAAGCTATAGCTGAGGAATTAGCACAACTTGAAGAAGGTTTAGTCGGTTTATGTGTTCAGGAAACTGGACTTCCAGAGGGTAGGTTGAAAGGAGAATTGGGACGAACTATGGGCCAATTAAGGTTATTTGCTTCGGTATTACGAGAAGGCTCATGGGTAGATGCAAGGATAGATTTTGCAGTTCCTGATAGAAAACCAAGTCCAAGACCGGATATTAGGTATATGCAAAAATCTCTAGGCCCCGTTGGAATTTTTGGGGCCAGTAATTTCCCATTGGCTTTTTCTGTGGCTGGCGGTGATACGGCATCCGCTTTGGCAGCAGGATGTAGCATTGTAGTCAAAGCACATCCATCGCACCCGGGAACTTCGGAGCTGGTCGCGATGGCCATTAATGAAGCCGCCAAAAAATCCAATATGCCTGACGGTATTTTCTCTATGCTTCATGGAGTTTCCAACACTGTTGGGGAAGCCATTGTCCAACATCCTTTGATAAAAGCAATTGGATTCACGGGATCTTTTAAAGGTGGTAAGGCTTTGTATGATAAAGCGGTAAGACGTAAGGAACCGATTCCCGTATATGCTGAAATGGGGAGTGTAAATCCGATATTCATTCTTTCCAATGCCTTAAAAGAGCAGTATAAAACCATTGCTAAAGGATTATCCGATTCAGTTCAAATGGGCGTTGGCCAGTTTTGTACAAACCCTGGCATTACCATTGTGCCAAATATAAATGAGACATCTCTTTTCAAGGAAGAACTAAACAATTGTATTTCCAATTCTGAATCGGCAACAATGTTATCAGCTTCTATTCAGGAAGGATATGAAACTGGACTAAAAAGATTAAAATCCAATGAAATCATAACATCCCTTTCCAAAGGAGAACAAAAAGAAGGGCACAATCAGGGTGTTCCAGAAATTCTCTCGGTATCTGCTAAGGATTTTTTGAGTGAAAATACTTTGGAAGAAGAAGTTTTTGGACCATCAACGCTTTTGGTACATGCTCAAGATGGGGAAGAGATGTTGAAAATTGCGAAAAGTTTGCACGGACATCTTACCGCAACTATACACGGCACCGAAGAAGATTTACAGGCCAATGTCGATTTATTGAAAATTTTGGAACGAAAAGTAGGCAGATTACTGATCAACGGTTTTCCTACGGGGGTAGAGGTATGCCATTCCATGGTTCATGGTGGGCCTTTTCCAGCGACCACAGATTCCCGAATGACTTCTGTGGGTACAGCAGCCATTACCAGGTTTACCAGGCCTATATGTTTTCAGAATTTTCCCGATGTACTTCTCCCAGATGAATTAAAGGATGGAAATCCATTAAAAATCCTTAGAATGGAAAACGGGAAATATATGAAAGCTGATTAA
- the cphA gene encoding cyanophycin synthetase produces MKIREINAMRGPNYWSVRRHKLIVMVLDLEAMEDYPSNKIPGFGDRLKEMFPSMYSHRCSKGCKGGFFMRVDEGTWMGHVIEHIALEIQTMAGMDTGFGRTRGYGEEGVYNVVFSYMEESVGRYAAKAAVAICEALISAKDYDLDPDLQRMRELREAERLGPSTGSIIEEAESRGIPWIRLNKYSLCQLGYGANQKRIQATVTSETSSIGVELACDKEDTKYLLEQAEVAVPRGDIISRESSLESSCNYVGYPLVIKPIDGNHGRGITVDINNYEDALEAFHAAKEVSRRIIVERYITGEDHRLLVINNVMVAAAKRTPAHVIGDGKSTIEELIFEVNKDPRRGYGHEKELTVITINDLTKTIIADAGYKVDSVLPDGEKLILKDTANLSTGGTAEDITDRVHPANVSMVERISKIIDLDICGVDIMTSDISQPLSETGGAVLEVNAGPGFRMHLAPTTGLPRNVAAPVVDKLFPQKSNAGRIPIVAITGTNGKTTTSRLISHIAKMSGYRVGYTTSDGVYIQNRLLMTGDCTGPTSAEFVLKDPTVNFAVLECARGGLLRAGLGFSNCDIGIVTNVSADHLGLKGINTIEQLARVKGVIPETVLPEGYAILNADDDLVYDMRKGITSNLALFSMDENNPRIRALQRKGGITAVYENGYVTLCRGTWKMRIMKAENIPLTYGGKAKFMIQNILPAVITANVKGISIEDMKAALETFVPSASQTPGRLNLFKFEKFQILLDYAHNPAGMRALKKFTDEIDSNLKVGIVAGIGDRREEDNNEIGAVAAEMFDEIIIRQDKHLRGKTEEELIKMLKDGILKKFPDKKITVIPSEDEAIRYAVKNAGEGTLIVLCSDVVPDALNLVKELKEQEAKGELILDT; encoded by the coding sequence ATGAAGATAAGAGAGATAAATGCCATGCGCGGACCTAATTATTGGTCTGTTCGCCGTCACAAATTAATTGTAATGGTTTTAGATCTGGAAGCTATGGAAGATTATCCCTCAAATAAGATTCCCGGTTTTGGCGATCGTTTAAAAGAAATGTTTCCAAGTATGTATTCCCACCGCTGTTCCAAAGGTTGCAAAGGTGGTTTTTTTATGCGTGTTGATGAAGGTACATGGATGGGGCACGTTATAGAGCACATTGCCTTAGAAATACAGACTATGGCAGGTATGGATACTGGTTTTGGTCGTACTCGAGGCTATGGCGAAGAAGGAGTCTACAATGTAGTTTTTTCCTATATGGAGGAAAGCGTTGGACGTTATGCCGCCAAAGCTGCCGTTGCCATCTGTGAAGCACTTATTTCCGCAAAGGATTATGATTTAGATCCCGATTTACAGCGAATGAGGGAATTGAGGGAGGCCGAAAGATTAGGCCCAAGTACAGGTTCTATAATAGAAGAAGCAGAAAGCAGGGGCATTCCATGGATCAGATTGAACAAATACTCCTTATGCCAGTTAGGTTATGGTGCCAATCAAAAGCGTATTCAAGCTACGGTAACAAGTGAAACCAGTAGTATTGGTGTAGAATTGGCATGTGATAAGGAAGATACCAAATACCTTTTGGAACAGGCCGAAGTAGCAGTGCCCCGCGGAGATATCATAAGTAGGGAAAGTAGTTTAGAGTCCTCCTGTAATTATGTGGGATATCCTCTCGTCATAAAACCCATAGACGGAAACCATGGAAGGGGAATTACCGTGGATATAAACAACTATGAAGATGCACTAGAAGCTTTTCACGCAGCAAAAGAGGTGTCCAGACGGATAATCGTGGAAAGATATATAACTGGGGAAGACCATCGACTCTTGGTCATTAACAATGTGATGGTAGCAGCTGCCAAAAGAACACCCGCCCATGTTATCGGTGATGGAAAAAGTACTATTGAAGAACTGATTTTTGAGGTCAATAAAGACCCACGCCGAGGTTACGGTCATGAAAAAGAGTTGACCGTCATCACAATAAACGATCTTACAAAGACCATAATTGCAGATGCAGGGTACAAAGTGGATTCGGTATTGCCAGATGGTGAAAAACTGATTTTAAAGGATACCGCAAATTTAAGTACGGGAGGAACAGCAGAAGATATAACGGATAGAGTCCATCCTGCAAATGTTTCTATGGTTGAGCGCATTTCAAAAATAATAGATTTGGATATTTGTGGCGTGGATATCATGACCAGCGATATAAGCCAGCCATTATCGGAAACTGGGGGAGCAGTTTTGGAAGTCAATGCAGGACCAGGTTTTCGTATGCACTTGGCCCCAACTACAGGACTACCCAGAAATGTCGCAGCTCCAGTTGTGGACAAATTGTTTCCACAAAAGAGCAACGCAGGGAGAATTCCAATTGTGGCCATAACAGGCACGAACGGTAAGACAACCACAAGTAGATTGATTTCACATATTGCCAAGATGAGTGGTTACCGCGTTGGTTACACCACAAGTGACGGTGTTTATATTCAAAATAGATTGTTGATGACGGGGGATTGTACCGGGCCGACAAGCGCAGAATTCGTGTTGAAAGATCCAACGGTAAATTTTGCTGTTTTGGAATGTGCACGAGGTGGATTACTTAGGGCAGGACTTGGATTTTCCAACTGTGATATAGGAATAGTCACCAACGTTTCCGCAGACCATTTAGGCTTAAAGGGCATCAATACCATAGAGCAATTGGCAAGGGTAAAAGGGGTTATCCCAGAAACCGTACTGCCCGAGGGGTACGCTATATTGAACGCTGATGATGATTTGGTATACGATATGCGCAAAGGAATCACCTCTAATCTAGCGTTGTTCTCCATGGACGAAAACAATCCTAGAATAAGAGCCTTACAAAGAAAAGGTGGTATTACCGCGGTTTATGAAAACGGATATGTAACTCTTTGCAGGGGTACTTGGAAAATGCGAATCATGAAAGCTGAAAACATACCTTTGACCTATGGTGGAAAAGCAAAATTCATGATTCAGAATATTTTGCCTGCCGTAATAACAGCGAATGTAAAAGGTATTAGTATTGAGGATATGAAGGCCGCTTTGGAAACCTTTGTACCTTCAGCCTCACAAACACCGGGAAGGTTGAATTTATTTAAATTCGAAAAGTTTCAGATTCTTTTGGACTATGCACACAATCCTGCTGGAATGCGTGCTCTTAAAAAGTTTACAGATGAAATCGATTCGAACTTAAAGGTTGGAATAGTTGCAGGTATAGGGGACAGGCGTGAAGAGGACAATAATGAAATTGGTGCCGTAGCGGCGGAAATGTTTGATGAAATCATTATAAGGCAAGATAAACACCTACGTGGCAAAACGGAAGAAGAGCTTATAAAAATGCTGAAGGATGGAATTCTGAAAAAATTCCCTGACAAAAAAATCACTGTTATTCCTTCAGAGGACGAAGCAATTCGTTATGCAGTTAAGAATGCTGGAGAAGGAACGTTGATTGTCCTGTGTAGCGATGTTGTTCCGGACGCACTTAATCTCGTTAAGGAATTAAAAGAACAGGAGGCCAAAGGAGAACTGATACTTGATACCTAA